TTTAGTTTCAAGCTTTTTTGGTTACCTGAATCATTTTGGATCTCTGGTGAGTTACTTCTGTTACTATGTAAGCATCCATTGATGACAATTGCTCAACTGAATCCTAATAAACAGGTATTTTTTTTTTTCAGAAAATGATTAAAGACGTGATGGAGGCTTTACGTTTTGCATGGTCACCTAGTTCTTGGGACATGTTTCTTTGGAGTATCGGTCTCTTTTCTTCCTACTTGAAATTGCTTAGAGCAAGCATCTTTGGCTCAAAATCTATTCCCATTTCTACCTCCATCGTACAAAAGATTGGATCTTCAAGACCTATTTGTGTTGTTACTGGTGTAAGTAAAAATAATCAGTGGCTCATTAGACCATTTCCTAATGGATATTTTTTATGTTTTGCGTTTTGGTTCTATATTATGAGTATGAACTAGTGTTGTTTTGGTGTTTAAAAAAAAAAAAGAACTAGTGTTGTTTTTTTAATTGAAGGTTACTTCTGGGATTGGTAAGGCCACTGCATTTGCTCTTGCAGAGAAGGGCTACCACGTTGTTCTTGGTAATGCATTGCTTCCTAAAGTGTTTAATGTATCTGTATTCTTCTTCATTTAATGTGGTGGCATCTTTCTTGATTTATTTTCAGTTGGAAGGTCTCCTCAGCTTCTTTCAGAGGTTATTTAACATTCTTTTTTTTTGCTTTTTTTCTTTGAATTAAATATGTTCTTTCTTTCTTTTGATGCAAGAATCATTTTCTTGACTTATGATAGACTTTGAAAGAAATCAAGAGAAAGAACAAAGATGCACAACTCAAATCTTTCGTAGTTGACATGTCTTGTTTTTCATCAATCTTCAATTTTAAAGACTCTCTAAAGCAGTGGCTCTCGGACGCAGAGTTAGATCCTTCAATTCAGCTTTTAGTGAACAATGCTGGGATCATGGCAGTTTCTAGTCGACCAACCAATGAAGGTTATGATAGGTAAGTCTTTGTTTTCATCACTTTTTGACATGGATATGCTCAAAATATTGGACTATGGGTTTTCAGGGTGATGGCTACAAACTATATTGGTCCATTTACTATGACCAAACTCCTTTTGCCACTTCTGGAAAACAGCTCTGTGCCTTCACGGGTCGTGAACGTTGTATCTTTCACACATCGTTATGGTGAATATATAGTGTCATAATTCACCTATCATGAGAGTCAGTGAATCTGATATCTTGTTTTCATGGCTACGTAGCTTCTATTGGTAAGGTTGACAAGGATTATGTAACTGGAAAACATTTTACGACATACAATCAATATCCGCATGCTCATGTCTACGAGTATTCTAAATGTAAGCTCAAAACAATATTCATTTATATAGTTTTGTATTCGTCCTTGGGAACTGATGAGTTTATGTTTCTTGAATAGTATGCCTTCTACTTTTCTCATATGAGTTGCACAGACAGCTTCGTCTCAAAGATGATTCACATCATGTCTCTGTTATGTATGCATGCTTCCGATATTGTCTTAATCTGTTACTCTCACTTTTTCATTGTTTAAATATTATGTTTTGCATTATAAAATGCAGAGCTGCAGATCCTGGATTTGTGAAAACAAATCTAATGCGCGAGTATCCTAAATATGTATCTGCTTTTGCGTTTCTCTCCTTCAAACTTATTGGCCTCCTCCAGACCCCTGATGAAGGAGCTCGATCTTCAGTCGATGCAACTTTAGCTCCACCAGTTAAGGAAACACTTTAATTTTGTATCATAATTGCATCATTCGCCAATAAATTTAAACCACTAATAATTCAATAAGTTTAAATATATTTTTTTTCAAAATAGTACAATTTATTATTATTAAACAAAAGAAAATTTATAGAAAAAAATATTTTGTGAACAACTTTCACCAAAACATTAATTTTTGGGGAACGAAAGTAGCATATATCAATATGGAACTGTTCTAAGTGTCTTCATCTTCTACTTATGTAGGAAACATCAGGTGTTTACTATTTTGGAGGAAAAGGAAGGACCATTAAATCGTCAAAAGCTTCTAGAGATCCCAAACTTGGTAAACAACTTTGGGAAACTTCTTGTGGTTTGTTCGATCAGTTGCAGTCATATAACGACTAAATCAAAGACTCTCTTCAAAATCATTAACATCTTAGTGGCCTAAATTATCTCTGTTTTTATTGTTATTTGTACTCAACTAGTAATAATAAGCAGCACATTTTAAGATTCATGTGTTAAATACAGTAAATGGTGATACGCATGGTTCATAAAATGTTAGTTCTTTTAAAGTTTTTTTTTTTTTTTTTGGTGTATCAGTACTTTCTCCCAAAATGTTAATTCTTTTAGTATAGCCACAGGACTGAAGGGGATAAAAGTGAATATATTCAAGAGCTAATTAGCTCAATATACTTATAAGAGTGAGATACCATACAAATGCGGGAAAATGGTAGTGATGGGGGAAGAAAAATGGAGGGATTTTGGATATGGATTGCAAATAGGGTATCTTTGGGGTGTAGGGAGTACAATTGCTTTATATTCAATATAGTTTTCGTAAAGCCGTCTACGTTTATTCTAACCGAACAAACAGAACAATTAACGTGTTTTCGAATGTGAATGGTACTTATCGTAATTCTATACTTAAGTTTAGTCATGATATTCTTGTGATCTATATCAATATGTCTCTTGTAAGAGAGCTTCTACACTTGTATACGTTGATATTCGGTGTAGTTTGTCTTTTTCTTTCTCAGTGTTTTATACGTTTTTTTTAGAACTTGTTTTCTCTAAGACATATAGTTAATGCAACACAATTGAACGTGGGTGTTTTTGCTTCCCAATAGTTCATTCACTTAATAAAAGTTCGTTCTATAAAGGATTTTGTTGCCGTGGACCCTTTTTGTTCTTAACATCTCATTTTTTGCTTGAAATATTTTGTTTTCTCTTAGCACATTTGTTTTTAAATAGTTAAATCATGTGTTTAACATGGTTCCTATTCGTTATCTTTTGATAAAGATTCGATGAGTTTTTTAATTGGGTTTTAATTTAGTAATAAAAACGAAATGTTTGGCAAACGCATATGCAAAATTAACAAACCCCACGTTACATATTTCTATTTACAGCCATAGACTTGGCCCTAATATCTCTATATCTATTAGAGATATTTTTTAAAGACTTGTCTTATTCTCTTAAAAGATACTATACTGTGTATATCTAAAATTAACAAATAACCGGAAATGAAGTAATGTTTACCCTAACATCAACTCAAACTTTCTATAAACTAAACTCAAAATACTAATCACTAAACTGTAAAAAATAAATATAAACTCTAACTCAAATATCAAAATATGAAAATAGTACATAATATGAAATATTATTTAAATAAAATAGTAATAAATGAAATAGCATATAATATCTCAACTGATTTGACATGAATCGATGATGTGAAGAAGAGAATCGAAGACACCTCGACCGTATCGCCGTCGTGATCTGTAAATTTCAGAAGCAGAGACGTAGCGGTACAAAAATAGATGAAGCGGAAGTGAGGATGAAAAAAGAACAGTGGTAGTTAGTAGTCGAAGAAGAAGATATTTTAATTTTTCATTAACCGGATATTAGAGTTAATATAGTATATATTACAGAAATAATGGAATTACTTTTTTTTTGTTAGATATTGAATTATGTTTTGTTTGGTAGTTATCCTGCCCAATGCCCAATTTCCTTTGTTTTATCTTAACACATTTGTTTTTAAATAGTTAAATCATGTGTTTAACATGGTTCCTGTTCGTTCTCTTTTGATAAAGATTCGATGAGTTTTTTAATTTGGTAATAAAAATGAAATGTTTGGCAAACGCATATGCAAAATTAACAAACCCCACGTTACATATTTCTATTTACAGCCATAGACTTGGCCCTAATATCTCTATATTTATCAGAGATATTTTTTAAAGACTTGTCTTATTCTCTTAAAAGATAATAATTGAAAAAGAAACAGAGGCGAGAGAACCACACACAAAGAGAATCCTCTATCTCTCTCAAAATTGACACGTGAAAAGTCCTAGATAGCCAATTAAAAGCTACCGACATAAGGCAAAACTGATCGTACCACTACCCGTTGCCCACGTGATTTGAGTGTACAAGTAATGAGCACCACCGAAGTATCTCCATGTAGCCTATAAATACAAACCCTAAACTGACATCTCCTCTCACCAATCAAAACACAAAAACACAAAAACACAACAAAATTCAATAAATAAACAAATGGCAGACAACAAGCAGAGCTTCCAAGCCGGTCAAGCCGCTGGTCGTGCTGAGGTCTCTTTCTCTCTTTAACTCTCTGATCAAATGCAGTTGCTGCGGTTAAACAATCACACTTTATAAAATAAAGAGAAGTTATTTATATTTTCTTGAACCAAGTAAATGAATGTATTAATTGATTTCGTGTGTGTGTAAATATAGGAGAAGGGTAATGTGCTGATGGACAAGGTCAAGGATGCTGCTACCGCAGCTGGAGCGTCTGCGCAAACCGTAAGCGATCTACCCCATGATATATATAAATAAATAGTAAATACGTCTCTAGTGTACATGTATGTTGATAGATCTCATATCTTTTTATGCTGTACATGTATTTACGTTTATAGGCGGGACAGAAGATAACGGAGGCGGCAGGGGGAGCTGTTAATCTCGCGAAGGAGAAGACCGGCGTGAAAAAGTAGCCCATTGGAAATAAAATTGGGAGTTATAGTTTCCCTTTTTAAAAATTAATCGTTGTGGTTTTAATTAAATAAAAAAATGGGGTGTTCTAATTGATCTTCACCGTAGTTCTTTGTTGTTGTTGTTTTTAGTGTTTGAAGTAATGTTTTCAACGTTTAGGTGTATGCCTTGATGTTTATGTATTCAGTTCCCCGTTAATGAACATCTGATTTAAGCTTCAATTCCAACAATTTATCTTATTATTATTTTTTTTAAAGCTGAATAATCCTGAGAAGGGGGGGGGGGCAGTCAGTGACCCCCCGGGGCCCATATCAAATTTTTTTTTTTTTGAAAATTTTTATGTTTAAATTGCATATGTATATTACATTCAGATAAATATAGTGTAATAGAATATAACTATGTAAAATAATTTAACTTCTTACAAAGTTCAAACAAAAAATAAATGTAATTTTTTTTTTTTTTTTTTAAAAACTAATAGTTAAATTGTTCAAAAAGAAAACTTGTTCTAAAACTTTTTATGGTAGGGCCCAATTTTTTTTCTTTTTTGCACTAGCCGGCCCTGCTTTCATATATATATTATTAGTAAGTTTCTGTTTCTGATTAAGTCGAATTATAATTCCGTAAACACACAAGTTAAAGAAACCGTACTTCAAATTAGAGATAACAATTCTGATTAAGTTTGTTTTAATCTAAATTTCCCCCGGATTCGATTAGCACTGACCACTAAGGTTTTCACATAAGTTTTCGGCCCGAGGAAACCAACACATGGCCTGATCCAAAGC
This genomic interval from Brassica oleracea var. oleracea cultivar TO1000 chromosome C2, BOL, whole genome shotgun sequence contains the following:
- the LOC106323194 gene encoding dehydrogenase/reductase SDR family member on chromosome X-like; the protein is QQPFTPILFFSSTSGQGLVSSFFGYLNHFGSLKMIKDVMEALRFAWSPSSWDMFLWSIGLFSSYLKLLRASIFGSKSIPISTSIVQKIGSSRPICVVTGVTSGIGKATAFALAEKGYHVVLVGRSPQLLSETLKEIKRKNKDAQLKSFVVDMSCFSSIFNFKDSLKQWLSDAELDPSIQLLVNNAGIMAVSSRPTNEGYDRVMATNYIGPFTMTKLLLPLLENSSVPSRVVNVVSFTHRYASIGKVDKDYVTGKHFTTYNQYPHAHVYEYSKLCLLLFSYELHRQLRLKDDSHHVSVIAADPGFVKTNLMREYPKYVSAFAFLSFKLIGLLQTPDEGARSSVDATLAPPETSGVYYFGGKGRTIKSSKASRDPKLGKQLWETSCGLFDQLQSYND